A section of the Neorhizobium galegae bv. orientalis str. HAMBI 540 genome encodes:
- the hfq gene encoding RNA chaperone Hfq: protein MAERSQNLQDLFLNTVRKQKISLTIFLINGVKLTGVVTSFDNFCVLLRRDGHSQLVYKHAISTIMPGQPMQMFETEENAA, encoded by the coding sequence ATGGCGGAACGTTCTCAGAACCTGCAGGATTTATTTCTCAATACCGTTCGCAAGCAGAAGATTTCCCTGACGATTTTCCTGATCAACGGGGTCAAGCTGACAGGTGTCGTGACCTCTTTCGACAACTTCTGCGTCCTGCTGCGCCGTGACGGCCATTCTCAGCTCGTGTATAAGCACGCGATCTCGACCATCATGCCGGGCCAGCCCATGCAGATGTTCGAAACCGAAGAGAACGCCGCCTAA
- the hflX gene encoding GTPase HflX, whose amino-acid sequence MVPEAEKRRDDMRALVIVPVLKLARSKAGQGDSSQAPAPQRSNEARLEEAIGLARAIDLEIVQGLIVPISQPRPGTLMGSGKIEEIKALLDEHDAGLVIVDHPLTPVQQRNLEKEWQAKVIDRTGLILEIFGRRASTKEGTLQVDLAHLNYQKGRLVRSWTHLERQRGGAGFMGGPGETQIEADRRLLQERIVKLERELEQVVRTRQLHRAKRRKVPHPIVALVGYTNAGKSTLFNRITGAGVLAEDMLFATLDPTLRRMKLPHGRTVILSDTVGFISNLPTHLVAAFRATLEEVLEADLVLHVRDMSDPDNAAQASDVMRILADLGIDEKEAAARIIEVWNKIDRLDPEAHEAIAERAVGRENVMAVSAITGEGVEPLMDEISKRLSGVLTETSITIPPEKLGLVSWVYGNAVVDGREDNEDGSVTLDVRMSEAEAAEFERKLGNGPKADKEDWER is encoded by the coding sequence ATGGTCCCGGAGGCTGAAAAGCGCCGGGACGACATGCGCGCGCTCGTCATCGTGCCGGTCCTCAAGCTGGCACGGTCGAAGGCCGGGCAGGGCGACTCAAGTCAGGCACCCGCACCGCAGCGCTCCAATGAAGCCCGCCTCGAAGAGGCGATCGGCTTGGCACGAGCGATCGACCTGGAGATCGTCCAGGGCCTGATCGTGCCGATCAGCCAGCCGCGTCCGGGAACGCTGATGGGCAGCGGCAAGATCGAGGAAATCAAGGCGCTGCTCGACGAGCACGACGCAGGCCTCGTCATCGTCGATCATCCGCTGACCCCGGTGCAGCAGCGCAATCTCGAAAAGGAATGGCAGGCCAAGGTCATCGACCGGACCGGCCTGATCCTCGAAATCTTTGGCCGCCGCGCCTCCACCAAGGAAGGCACGCTGCAGGTCGATCTGGCGCATCTCAATTACCAGAAGGGCCGCCTGGTCCGCAGCTGGACCCACCTTGAACGCCAGCGCGGTGGCGCCGGCTTCATGGGCGGCCCGGGTGAAACCCAGATCGAGGCCGACCGCCGGCTGCTGCAGGAGCGCATCGTCAAGCTGGAGCGCGAGCTCGAACAAGTCGTGCGCACCCGCCAGCTTCACCGCGCCAAACGCCGCAAGGTGCCGCACCCGATCGTGGCGCTGGTCGGTTATACCAACGCCGGCAAGTCGACGCTGTTCAACCGCATCACCGGTGCCGGCGTGCTCGCCGAAGACATGCTGTTTGCCACCCTCGATCCGACGCTGCGCCGCATGAAGCTGCCGCATGGCCGCACGGTCATCCTCTCCGATACGGTCGGTTTCATCTCCAACCTGCCGACCCACCTGGTCGCTGCCTTCCGCGCCACGCTGGAAGAGGTGCTGGAAGCCGATCTCGTCCTGCATGTGCGCGACATGTCCGACCCGGACAATGCCGCGCAGGCCAGCGACGTGATGCGCATCCTTGCCGATCTTGGCATCGACGAGAAGGAAGCAGCCGCTCGCATCATCGAGGTCTGGAACAAGATCGACCGGCTTGATCCGGAGGCCCACGAGGCAATCGCCGAACGCGCCGTCGGCCGCGAGAACGTCATGGCGGTCTCGGCGATCACGGGCGAGGGCGTCGAGCCCCTGATGGACGAGATTTCGAAACGCCTTTCCGGCGTTCTCACCGAAACCTCGATCACCATCCCGCCGGAAAAGCTTGGCCTCGTCTCCTGGGTCTACGGCAATGCCGTCGTCGACGGCCGCGAGGACAACGAGGACGGTTCGGTGACCCTGGATGTCCGCATGTCCGAAGCCGAGGCTGCCGAGTTCGAGCGCAAGCTCGGCAATGGTCCAAAAGCGGACAAGGAAGACTGGGAACGATAG
- a CDS encoding acyltransferase family protein codes for MIQSQPHEETGKHLDYLDGWRGIAVIFVIVGHFWLDDFKPGFSTFGVDLFFVLSGRLMSEILFVKRAELPTFFFRRFSRIYPALFAFVVITTLAFQGSEISHGPVAALLALTFTLNYAMVYTHPVALLDHLWSLCVEEHAYILLAGVAFLSRRRLFPVGALIIALGAAATLNGLIRTELGASVLYTHWRSDVSVAGIFIAGGLWLLLRKRQAPWWVSPLALLIAVVAKMAPFQVLSFGLSTTMLALSITTIDSAAPVFRKILSAKLLTYAGLWSFSLYLWQQPFYKLYREGAAPTPLLLLAAVLVALVSFYLVEKPSRTALNRFFQNRVEKVVTAGRTA; via the coding sequence ATGATACAGAGTCAGCCGCACGAAGAGACCGGAAAACATCTGGACTATCTCGACGGATGGCGAGGTATTGCGGTCATCTTCGTGATCGTCGGCCATTTCTGGCTGGATGATTTCAAGCCCGGGTTCAGTACATTCGGTGTAGACCTGTTCTTTGTCTTGTCCGGCCGGTTGATGTCCGAAATCCTGTTCGTCAAGCGGGCAGAATTGCCGACCTTCTTCTTCAGGCGCTTCTCACGCATCTATCCGGCTCTCTTCGCATTCGTGGTCATCACCACGCTTGCTTTCCAGGGTAGCGAGATCTCGCATGGCCCCGTTGCAGCATTGCTGGCCCTGACGTTCACGCTTAACTATGCCATGGTCTATACCCATCCGGTGGCATTGCTTGATCATCTCTGGTCGCTTTGCGTCGAGGAGCATGCCTATATCCTTCTGGCAGGTGTCGCGTTCCTGTCCCGCCGCAGACTGTTTCCGGTCGGCGCTCTCATCATCGCCCTTGGCGCCGCGGCAACGCTGAATGGCCTCATCCGCACCGAACTCGGCGCCAGCGTCTTGTATACCCATTGGCGCAGCGACGTCTCCGTCGCCGGGATATTCATTGCCGGCGGCCTGTGGCTGTTGCTTCGCAAGCGTCAGGCCCCCTGGTGGGTATCCCCGTTGGCGCTGCTGATCGCGGTCGTGGCTAAAATGGCGCCTTTTCAGGTCCTCTCCTTCGGCCTGTCGACCACCATGCTGGCGCTATCGATCACTACGATCGACAGCGCGGCTCCGGTCTTCCGCAAGATCCTGTCCGCCAAGCTTCTCACCTATGCGGGCCTGTGGTCCTTCTCGCTTTATCTGTGGCAACAGCCTTTCTACAAGCTCTATCGCGAGGGAGCGGCTCCAACCCCGTTGTTGCTTCTGGCTGCCGTGCTTGTCGCGCTCGTCAGCTTCTACCTCGTGGAAAAACCCTCCCGAACGGCGCTCAATCGCTTCTTCCAGAACCGCGTGGAGAAAGTCGTTACCGCTGGCCGAACGGCATAG